TCGCACTGGTCAACCTCATCATTATACATAGCAGACGAGGCATAATGCTGGCCGAATGCATCATTGGAGAGCAAAAGGTCTGCGCCTTTGACGTATGTGAACATGCTGTCAGGCCAGTGCAGCATCGGGGCTTCTACAAACACAAGCTCGTATTTGCCTGTCTTTAATGTATCACCTGTCTTCACTTCATTGAACTTCCAGTCCTTGTGATGATGACAGTGGATCATGTCATGCCCGTTCTTTGTGCAGTATATCTCGACATCCGGTATCTGTGCCACGAGGTAGGTCAAACTGCCTGCATGGTCTGATTCAGAATGATTCACGACAACGGCATCGATTTTATCAAGCCCGAACTCTGTATCCAGCCTGGCTACGTATTCCTCCTTAAACGGAGTCCAGACTGTGTCCACAAGTACGTTCTTTTCGTCCTTTATCAGATAGCTGTTATAAGTACTGCCGCGGTGTGTGGAATACTCCTCACCGTGGAATTTCTTAATTTCCCAATCTTTGATGCCTACCCAGAATATGTTTTCTTTTATTTCTATCATAGTCCCACTTCACTGATGTTGTAACAGATATTATGCCAAAATGAAATTAAATTACAGATAAACAATTGGCATTGTTCATTAATAATTATAACGCTAAAAAGTAAAATTAATGTACTGAGCGATGTATTTGGTAAATCCGGCAGATTATAAGAATATTGAGCACGTTGATTGATCAGTATATGTTCTCAGAAAAAGCAAAAAAAATCCCGCCTTTTTATGTAATGGAAGTCCTTGAAAGAGCACAGGAACTGGAACGATCAGGCAGAAACATCATTCACATGGAGGTGGGTGAACCTGACTTTTCAACTGCGCCGCATATCAATCAAGCAGCTTATGATGCACTAAAAGCGGGAGAAACAAAATATACCCACAGCCTGGGACTGCCCCAATTAAGGGAAGCTGTGGCCAGGTCATATAATAACAAATTCAACCTGGAATTAAACTCCAACCAGGTGATTATCACTTCAGGCACCAGCCCTGCAATGCTGGTACTGTTCATGGGTCTTCTGGATAAGGGGCATGAAGTGATCATGTCAAACCCATACTATGCTGCCTATCCGAATTTTGTGGAATATATGAACGGGAAACCCGTATTTTTATATACAAAAGAAGAAGAAGGGTTCAGCCTTAATCCCGAATATGTGGCCCGGGAGATAACACCTAAGACCCGTGCTATAATGATCAATTCCCCTTCAAATCCTACTGGACATGTGATGCATCCCAAAACCTTAAAAGGTGTATCACAGGTTGCAGGAGAGATACCAATAATCTCTGATGAGATATACCAGGGTCTGGTCTACAAAGGGGAGGATCATTCCATACTTGAATATACTGATAATGCATTTGTATTGAACGGTTTTTCCAAGCTGTATGCAATGACAGGGTGGAGGCTGGGATACCTTATTGCTCCATTAGAATATATCAGGCCCCTGCAAAAGATACAGCAGAACTTCTTTATCTGTGCCAACAGCTTTGTCCAGCATGCCGGTGTTGCAGCGCTGGAAGGGCCACAAGATCATGTAAAAGAGATGGTCAATACATATGACAAACGCAGACGTTTTATTCTTGATCGCTTAAAAGACATAGGCTTTGGGATAAACAGTGAACCTGAAGGGGCATATTACGTTCTAGCAAATGCCAGTGAATTCAGCGGCGATTCTCTTGAACTCAGCCGTATTATCCTTGAAGAAGCAGGGGTGGCCGTAACACCTGGTATTGATTTCGGGAAGGGTGCCGAAGGTTATCTCAGATTTTCATATGCCAATAACCTTGCAAATATCAAGGAAGGAATGGATAGAATAGATAGATATCTAAATAATTAGATTGTAGTCAATAGTGTGTTGGATATTATTGATGAACTTATCTCAAAAAAGCCTAAAAAAGAATTTCTTAACAACAAGATTAAACTTAAGTGTTC
The nucleotide sequence above comes from Methanosarcinales archaeon. Encoded proteins:
- a CDS encoding pyridoxal phosphate-dependent aminotransferase, with product MFSEKAKKIPPFYVMEVLERAQELERSGRNIIHMEVGEPDFSTAPHINQAAYDALKAGETKYTHSLGLPQLREAVARSYNNKFNLELNSNQVIITSGTSPAMLVLFMGLLDKGHEVIMSNPYYAAYPNFVEYMNGKPVFLYTKEEEGFSLNPEYVAREITPKTRAIMINSPSNPTGHVMHPKTLKGVSQVAGEIPIISDEIYQGLVYKGEDHSILEYTDNAFVLNGFSKLYAMTGWRLGYLIAPLEYIRPLQKIQQNFFICANSFVQHAGVAALEGPQDHVKEMVNTYDKRRRFILDRLKDIGFGINSEPEGAYYVLANASEFSGDSLELSRIILEEAGVAVTPGIDFGKGAEGYLRFSYANNLANIKEGMDRIDRYLNN